The Saccharopolyspora gloriosae genome window below encodes:
- a CDS encoding cytochrome P450 has product MTALSPGHPDQQSRVPLYGEEFTARPEEVYSRLRARGPIVPVLLAPDVPAMLVVDYDTALQVLRSPHVFVKDSRRWQDTAPPDTPVLPMMSWRPNTLYADGERHARLRPPVENSLTAVKPAQLRRFVQSSAINLIQGFTGRGHADLLGEYAAQLPLLVLQQMFGCPAEIAQDMVAAIAALWDGTDPQLANQYLETSVADLVRYKRANPGDDVTTRMIEHPHGLDDDELVHQLIITMGAGAEPLGNWIANALYLLLTEHRVADAVATGSVALDEALDDVLWRFTPLTNYAITYPRHALHLGQVALAADEPVVISMAAINTDPSLHPGGQVPAGNRAHLAFSAGAHTCPASRPARLIATVALETLLDYVPEVELDDQQPLQWRPGPFHRALTALPVRFPAVTTLAEPATGGSECPHRSAR; this is encoded by the coding sequence ATGACCGCCCTTTCCCCCGGCCACCCCGATCAGCAGTCCCGCGTCCCGCTCTACGGCGAGGAGTTCACCGCCCGCCCGGAGGAGGTGTACTCGCGGCTGCGGGCGCGGGGCCCGATCGTGCCGGTGCTGCTGGCGCCGGACGTGCCCGCGATGCTCGTCGTGGACTACGACACGGCGCTGCAGGTGCTGCGCAGCCCGCACGTGTTCGTGAAGGACTCCCGCCGCTGGCAGGACACCGCTCCCCCGGACACCCCGGTGCTGCCGATGATGTCGTGGCGGCCGAACACGCTCTACGCCGACGGCGAGCGGCACGCGCGGCTGCGCCCGCCGGTGGAGAACAGCCTCACCGCGGTGAAACCGGCCCAGCTGCGGCGGTTCGTGCAGTCCAGCGCGATCAACCTGATCCAGGGCTTCACCGGCCGCGGCCACGCGGACCTGCTCGGCGAGTACGCGGCGCAGCTGCCGCTGCTGGTGCTGCAGCAGATGTTCGGCTGCCCGGCGGAGATCGCGCAGGACATGGTCGCCGCGATCGCCGCGCTGTGGGACGGCACCGACCCCCAGCTGGCGAACCAGTACTTGGAGACGAGCGTCGCGGACCTGGTCCGCTACAAGCGCGCAAACCCCGGCGACGACGTCACGACCCGGATGATCGAGCACCCGCACGGGCTCGACGACGACGAGCTGGTGCACCAGCTGATCATCACGATGGGCGCGGGTGCGGAGCCGCTGGGCAACTGGATCGCGAACGCGCTGTACCTGCTGCTGACCGAGCACCGGGTGGCGGATGCGGTGGCCACCGGCAGCGTCGCGCTGGACGAGGCGCTCGACGACGTGCTGTGGCGGTTCACGCCGCTGACGAACTACGCGATCACGTACCCGCGGCACGCGCTGCACCTCGGCCAGGTCGCGCTGGCCGCGGACGAGCCGGTGGTGATCTCGATGGCGGCGATCAACACGGACCCGTCGCTGCACCCCGGTGGCCAGGTTCCCGCAGGCAACCGGGCGCACTTGGCGTTCAGCGCGGGCGCGCACACCTGCCCGGCGAGCAGGCCCGCGCGCTTGATCGCGACCGTGGCGCTGGAAACGCTTTTGGACTACGTTCCCGAAGTCGAGCTGGATGATCAGCAACCGCTGCAGTGGCGGCCGGGTCCCTTCCACCGGGCGTTGACCGCCCTCCCGGTGCGCTTCCCAGCGGTGACCACTCTCGCCGAACCCGCCACAGGAGGATCCGAATGCCCCCATCGCAGTGCCCGGTAG
- a CDS encoding GTP-binding protein yields MDSAAWTPPPETAYVAPTVRRSAKILIVGPAGVGKTTFVDTMSEIAPLHTEESLTSASEGVDDLRHTPAKSTTTVALDFGRRTLNDRLVLYLFGTPGQQRFAYLWRTLANNSLGALVLADTRRLADSFEVMDRVEELGVPYAIAVNVFDDAPRHSVAELREALDPDPDTPVAVCDARDQASCARVLVELVEHVVAASSTGRHAADPTVRL; encoded by the coding sequence ATGGACTCCGCCGCCTGGACACCTCCGCCTGAGACGGCCTACGTGGCCCCGACGGTGCGGCGATCGGCGAAGATCCTGATCGTCGGCCCGGCCGGGGTCGGCAAGACCACGTTCGTCGACACCATGTCGGAGATCGCGCCGCTGCACACCGAGGAGTCGCTGACCTCGGCCAGCGAGGGCGTCGACGACCTGCGCCACACCCCCGCGAAGTCGACGACGACGGTGGCGCTGGACTTCGGGCGCCGCACGCTCAACGACCGGCTGGTGCTGTACCTGTTCGGCACGCCCGGTCAGCAGCGGTTCGCGTACTTGTGGCGGACGTTGGCGAACAACTCGCTGGGCGCGCTGGTGCTCGCGGACACGCGGCGGCTGGCGGATTCGTTCGAGGTGATGGACCGCGTCGAGGAGCTCGGGGTGCCGTACGCGATCGCGGTGAACGTGTTCGACGACGCGCCGCGGCATTCGGTCGCGGAGCTGCGGGAAGCGCTCGATCCGGATCCGGACACGCCCGTCGCCGTCTGCGACGCCAGGGATCAGGCGTCCTGCGCGCGGGTCCTGGTCGAACTCGTCGAGCACGTGGTCGCCGCCTCGTCGACGGGCAGGCACGCGGCGGATCCGACGGTGCGGCTGTGA